The following is a genomic window from Vicinamibacterales bacterium.
GAAGGAAGACCGGTAGGCAGGCGGACGATATCGCCAGGAGGATCACTCGTCGCGATGCTATCGATGTGAACGGAGACATGTCAGGCTATCCCTTCGGGGTGATCTTGCCGGAACGATACTGCGACTTCGTAAACGGCACGTTACGCCGCCGCGACTGATTCATCCTCCATTCATTTTCCTGTCATCCAGCGTTCATGCTCGCGGTGCGCAGTCGCGAAGTTGCGCAGACGTGATGCCGGCGTCACAACCCGGTTACGACAAGTCTCTAGCCTGCGGGTGCTCGACGCGGACGATGCCAAACGCCAACCGCCAGTTGGGGTCATCCGCCCTGAGATTGGAGGCCAATGTCCATGCTCACCCGCGCGTCAACTGTGTCCATTCTGCTCTGTCTTCTGATCGTACCCGCGACCGCGCGGGCGCAAAGTGGAAGCGCCTCCATTCGGGGACGGGTCACTGATACGGCGGGCGGCGTCCTGCAAGGCGCGATCGTGACGCTGACGCCCACTGCCGCGAGTGCCGTGACCGACACGCAGGGCGCCTACAGCATCGCCGGGCTGCCGCCGGGCTCCTACACCGTAGAGGTGAACTATGTCGGCTTCACGGTATTCACCAAGATAGTCGCGGTGGCCGTGGGCGCCGCGACACAGGTGGATGCGACACTCGCCGTCGCGGGGCACAACGAAGAGATTTTGGTGTCGTCGGAGCGGCCGAGGGGCGAAGCGTTGCAGATCAACCGCCAGCGGACCGCAGACAACGTCGTCCAGGTCCTGTCGTCAGAGGTAATCACCAGCCTGCCGAACGCGAACATCGCGGACGCCGTGGGCCGATTGCCGAGCGTGACGCTGGAGCGCGACGAGGGCGAAGGCAAGTACGTGCAGATCCGCGGAACGGAGCCCCGCCTGAGTAACACGACGGTCGACGGCGTGAACCTGCCCTCACCCGAATCGGGTGTCCGCCAGATCAAGCTGGACACGGTGGCCTCCGACCTGGTGGATTCGATTGAGATCAACAAGACGCTGCAGGCGAATATGGATGGCGACGGCATCGGCGGGAGCGTCAACCTGCGGACCAAGACCGCAGCCGAGCGGCCGATGGTGATGCTGTCGGGGATGGGTGGATTCACGCCGATCATCGGCGGACGAGGAGTGGCGCAGTTTGGCGAAACAATCGGCCGGCGCTTCGGCAGCGAACACCAACTGGGCGTGCTGGTTGGCAGTACCTATGACTACAACGGCCGCGGCATCAACGACATCGAGCCGTCGCCGACCGTCACGAGCGCCAGCCCCCACTACGACAGCATGGACCTTCGCGACTACATGTACTACCGCAAGCGCTGGGGCGTCTCGGGAAGTGGGGACTATCGACTAAGCAACGCGTCCAGTATCTCCGTGCGGGGCCTGTACTCGGCATTCCGGAACTGGGGCCAGAAGGGCGTGTTCTCGCTGAACGACGGAGACGTGCCGGCGGCGAGCATCGACTGGCGCCGGCCGGAAACCGCGGTCTCGAACGTCGTCGCCGACGGGCGGCACATCATGGGGCACGACTGGCTGACCTGGAGCGTCGCGGGGTCGCGCTCGTGGAGTTCGGGCGGCAGCGGCGGCGCGAATTTTAAATGGAACGGCGCGGATCCGAACTGCGCCTACGACCCGGCGGCGACGACCGATCCCAACCTGCCGCAGTTCAGCTCGTCGTGTTACACCGCCGGTCCGACCAACACGACAGACATCGGGAACTACGCGCTGACGACTTGGCAGCCACCCACGAACGGCAAGTCGGTGCAGTTGAATTGGCAGGGCGCGGCCGCCTTCGGGAAGAATTACCGAGTGGGAGAACGTTTCGCGACGTTCGAATTTGGCGGGAAGATTCGGGACAGCCACAAGGACAACGATACAAACAGCCCGAAGTACACGGTCCAGAAGGGCCTGACGATCCCGGCGGCGCAGTTTGCCGGCAGCTTCACGGACCCGAACTACTACGATGGCCGCTATCCGTGGCCGCCGGCGATCGCGGACTACAGCCAGATCCAGAGCTACGTCGCGGCACATCCAGAGCAGTTCACGTTCAGCGGCGGGCCTGGGCCGAACAAGTCCAGCTTCGACCTGACCGAGCGCGTCACGGCGGGGTACGTCATGAACACCATGGACCTCACGTCGCGCGTGCGGCTGGTGGCCGGTGCCCGAGTCGAGTCGACGCACGTCGACACCTTGAGTTTCCAGGCCAGCACCGGCCAGCAAGACTTCAAGGGAGGCGGCGACTACACGGACGTGCTGCCCAGCGCGGCGCTGAAGTTCGCCACGTCGGAGAACGCGAACATCCGGGTGGCCTACAGCAGGGCGCTGTCGCGGCCAGACCCGTCGGACATCACGAAAGCCGTTGGTATACCCGACCTGACGCAAAATCCGCCGACGGTCAGTCTGGGGAATCCCGATCTGAAGCCGGAACACGCGAACAACTACGACATTCTGTTCGAACGGTATTTCACTCCGCTCGGGATGGTGCAGGCGGGGTACTTCTACAAGTCGCTGACGGATCCGATCATCGCGACAGAAACGCGCCCGACCAGCGGTGAGTGGGCCGGGTTCCTGGTGTCGCAGCCGGGCAACGCAGGGAGCGCGACCCTGCAGGGCATCGAGATTGCCTACCAGCAGCACATGAACTTCCTGCCTGGAGCCCTGGCTGGATTCGGCCTGTCCGCCAACTACAGCTATACGACGTCAACCGCGCATGGCATCCCGCTCAGGACCGACAGCCCGGCGCTGCTGCGGCAAGCGCCGCACACGTGGAACTTCAGTCCGACCTACGACCGCGGGCCCCTCTCGCTCCGGCTCGGCGTCAGCTACAACCAGGCGAACATCTTCGCCTACCAGTACCAGAACCTGAACAGCGACGGGACGCCGATGGCACCGGCCGATCTGACAGCGGGGGGCACCGCGGGGCCGGGCGGCGACAACTACCTGTACACGCACCTCCAGATCGACGCGCAGGCGGCGGTGCGAGTCGCCCATGACCTCACCGTAGTGGTATCCGGACTGAATCTGAACAACGAGGTGTTCGGCTTCTACAACGGCAGCCCGCAATATGTCGTGCAGCGCGAGTTCTACAAGCCAACGTTTGCGATAGGCATCCGTTTCAACCCGTCGCTCAAGTAAGAGGCGGCGCCGTGAACAATTCGCTCTCGATCACGTCGGCCTCATTCTGTCGATCCCGTCGTCTCAATGTTGACGTGCGAAACAGCCGAAGCCGGTGGCGCTACTTCTCGGCCTCGCCGGCCAGTTTCGTCCGCACGGTCTGGATCCAGTTCAACACGACCCGGATTTCCGATGGGCCGGCGGCCTCGTCGACGCGCTCAAGGATCAGAAACCGCCCGTCGGTCGACATCTCGATCGATCGGTTCCGGCTCGTGCGAGGAAGATCGACGACTTTGACCGGTCTTCCCACCGGCATGCCGCTGTCGGGATTGATCGCGATGCGGCTGATGCTCGGACCGTCGAGGTACTGCACGCCGCGGCCATCGGCGGTCCACGTCGGGTGCCGACCGCTGGGCGCGATCGGCCAGCTGCGTGTGGCGTCGCCGGCCGGACCGACCACGATTTCCGGAGTGCCGCCCTCGAAGTCGATGTGCGTGATCCATTTGCCGTTGGGCGAGAAGGTGGCTTCGACTTGTGCGCCGACGCCGGACGCGAGCGGGCGCACGGCATGTGGCGGCGCCGTCGAGACGCCGAACAAACTGAGCGTGGGATACTCCTGGATGTACGCGATGGTCCGGCCGTCGGGCGACCACGCCGTCGGATAGAACCGGCCGCTGTCGGTACCGGCAAGCTTCTCCGATCGATCGCCGCCGTCGGCGGCAATCGTAAAGAGCCCCTTCTGTGCGTTCGACCAGAACACCAGACGGCGGCCGTCAGGGCTCCAGGCGAAATCGTCGACGGACTCTTCCCGCGGCGTCACGCGTGTGAAACCGTCGTTCGTTGTGTCGAACACCCAGAGGCCGGATACGCCGTGATCGAG
Proteins encoded in this region:
- a CDS encoding TonB-dependent receptor, producing the protein MLTRASTVSILLCLLIVPATARAQSGSASIRGRVTDTAGGVLQGAIVTLTPTAASAVTDTQGAYSIAGLPPGSYTVEVNYVGFTVFTKIVAVAVGAATQVDATLAVAGHNEEILVSSERPRGEALQINRQRTADNVVQVLSSEVITSLPNANIADAVGRLPSVTLERDEGEGKYVQIRGTEPRLSNTTVDGVNLPSPESGVRQIKLDTVASDLVDSIEINKTLQANMDGDGIGGSVNLRTKTAAERPMVMLSGMGGFTPIIGGRGVAQFGETIGRRFGSEHQLGVLVGSTYDYNGRGINDIEPSPTVTSASPHYDSMDLRDYMYYRKRWGVSGSGDYRLSNASSISVRGLYSAFRNWGQKGVFSLNDGDVPAASIDWRRPETAVSNVVADGRHIMGHDWLTWSVAGSRSWSSGGSGGANFKWNGADPNCAYDPAATTDPNLPQFSSSCYTAGPTNTTDIGNYALTTWQPPTNGKSVQLNWQGAAAFGKNYRVGERFATFEFGGKIRDSHKDNDTNSPKYTVQKGLTIPAAQFAGSFTDPNYYDGRYPWPPAIADYSQIQSYVAAHPEQFTFSGGPGPNKSSFDLTERVTAGYVMNTMDLTSRVRLVAGARVESTHVDTLSFQASTGQQDFKGGGDYTDVLPSAALKFATSENANIRVAYSRALSRPDPSDITKAVGIPDLTQNPPTVSLGNPDLKPEHANNYDILFERYFTPLGMVQAGYFYKSLTDPIIATETRPTSGEWAGFLVSQPGNAGSATLQGIEIAYQQHMNFLPGALAGFGLSANYSYTTSTAHGIPLRTDSPALLRQAPHTWNFSPTYDRGPLSLRLGVSYNQANIFAYQYQNLNSDGTPMAPADLTAGGTAGPGGDNYLYTHLQIDAQAAVRVAHDLTVVVSGLNLNNEVFGFYNGSPQYVVQREFYKPTFAIGIRFNPSLK